A window of the Gossypium arboreum isolate Shixiya-1 chromosome 2, ASM2569848v2, whole genome shotgun sequence genome harbors these coding sequences:
- the LOC108466713 gene encoding uncharacterized protein LOC108466713: MANVCCSIEMEPRTLNQGQLNHAREMAADVAQKMDPKEASASFIEGIGLMTSGGEIKEVVTELTLTDDEEKEVGVQNIVERPCQCSCKINNIESPDPDFSVKEGAC; this comes from the exons ATGGCTAATGTTTGTTGTTCCATTGAAATGGAGCCTAGAACTTTGAATCAAGGCCAACTCAACCATGCTAGG GAAATGGCTGCAGATGTAGCTCAGAAGATGGACCCAAAGGAAGCTTCAGCCAGTTTCATTGAG GGAATTGGATTGATGACTTCAGGTGGTGAAATAAAGGAAGTGGTGACTGAGCTGACATTGACAGATGATGAAGAAAAAGAAGTTGGAGTTCAAAACATTGTGGAAAGGCCTTGTCAATGTTCATGCAAAATTAACAACATTGAATCTCCAGATCCCGACTTTAGTGTTAAGGAAGGAGCCTGTTaa